The following proteins come from a genomic window of Pyxidicoccus sp. MSG2:
- a CDS encoding 3-oxoadipyl-CoA thiolase, which yields MSAYLYDGLRTPFGRHAGTLAPVRPDDLLAGVIRALLARGPFEAHEVEDVIAGCTNQAGEDSRNVARHAALLAGLPMEVAGLTVNRLCGSGLAAVLDAARAATAGQGELFVAGGVESMSRAPFALAKAESAYSRDARIYDTTMGARFPNPRLVAGFGDDTMPETADNIASELGLGRESSDRFALASQQKYAAALKAGFFSGELMPVELPGRKGAVTTVAVDEHPRPDTTLDKLAVLKPLAPEGVVTAGNASGINDGAAALLVGTLGVGERAGCKPLARIVSAAVAGVPPRTMGLGPVPASRKALERAGLSLADLDVIEINEAFAVQVLGCLKLLELAEDDSRVNPNGGAIAVGHPLGASGARLALTAARQLQLGGGRYALVSMCIGVGQGIAAILERV from the coding sequence ATGAGCGCCTATCTCTACGACGGACTGCGCACCCCGTTCGGCCGGCACGCCGGCACGCTGGCCCCGGTGCGTCCCGATGACCTGCTCGCCGGCGTCATCCGGGCATTGCTCGCCCGTGGCCCCTTCGAGGCGCACGAGGTGGAGGACGTCATCGCCGGCTGCACCAATCAGGCGGGCGAGGACAGCCGCAACGTGGCCCGGCACGCCGCGCTGCTCGCGGGACTTCCCATGGAAGTGGCGGGCCTCACCGTCAACCGCCTGTGCGGCAGCGGCCTGGCCGCGGTGCTCGACGCGGCGCGCGCCGCCACGGCGGGGCAGGGAGAATTGTTCGTCGCGGGCGGCGTGGAGAGCATGAGCCGAGCGCCCTTCGCCCTGGCCAAGGCAGAGTCCGCCTACAGCCGCGACGCGCGCATCTACGACACGACGATGGGCGCGCGCTTCCCCAACCCGCGCCTCGTGGCGGGCTTCGGCGACGACACCATGCCGGAGACGGCGGACAACATCGCGAGCGAGCTGGGCCTGGGCCGCGAGTCGAGTGACCGCTTCGCGCTGGCCTCCCAGCAGAAGTACGCCGCCGCGCTGAAGGCGGGCTTCTTCTCCGGGGAGCTGATGCCCGTGGAGCTTCCGGGCCGCAAGGGCGCCGTCACCACGGTGGCGGTGGATGAGCACCCGCGTCCGGACACCACGCTCGACAAGCTGGCCGTGCTGAAGCCGCTCGCGCCGGAGGGCGTCGTCACCGCGGGCAATGCCTCGGGCATCAACGACGGGGCCGCTGCGCTGCTGGTGGGCACGTTGGGCGTGGGCGAGCGGGCCGGGTGCAAGCCGTTGGCACGTATTGTCTCGGCGGCCGTGGCCGGGGTGCCGCCGCGCACCATGGGCCTGGGGCCGGTGCCCGCCTCGCGCAAGGCGCTGGAGCGGGCTGGGCTGTCGCTCGCGGACCTGGACGTCATCGAAATCAACGAAGCCTTCGCCGTGCAGGTGCTGGGCTGCCTCAAGCTGCTGGAATTGGCTGAGGATGACAGCCGCGTGAATCCGAACGGCGGCGCCATCGCTGTCGGCCATCCGCTGGGGGCCTCGGGCGCGCGCCTGGCGCTGACGGCGGCGCGGCAGCTTCAGCTCGGTGGAGGGCGCTACGCGCTCGTCAGCATGTGCATCGGCGTGGGGCAGGGCATCGCCGCCATCCTGGAGAGGGTTTGA
- a CDS encoding acyl-CoA dehydrogenase encodes MSQRTPFRWEDPFLLEEELKEEERLLRDTAHNYCQRQLMPRVLEANRHEVFHREIMNELGGLGLLGSTLPPEYGGAGVSYVAYGLLAREVERVDSGYRSAMSVQSSLVMYPIHAYGSEDQRRKYLPGLAKGELVGCFGLTEPDAGSDPGSMRSRARRAPGGYLLSGTKQWITNSPIADVFVVWAKDEQDEIRGFVLEKGMKGLTAPKIEGKFSLRASVTGGIAMDDVFVPEENLLAGVKGLKGPFGCLNNARYGISWGAMGAAEFCWHTARAYTLERQMFGRPLAATQLIQKKLADMQTEITLGLTAALRLGRLKDAEKAAPEAISLLKRNNCGKALDIARVARDMLGGNGIADEYHVIRHVMNLEAVNTYEGTHDVHALILGRAQTGIQAFS; translated from the coding sequence ATGAGTCAGCGCACGCCGTTCCGGTGGGAAGACCCGTTCCTCCTCGAAGAGGAGCTGAAGGAAGAGGAGCGGCTGCTGCGCGACACCGCGCACAACTACTGCCAGCGGCAGCTCATGCCGCGCGTCCTCGAGGCCAACCGCCACGAGGTGTTCCACCGCGAAATCATGAACGAGCTGGGCGGCCTTGGCCTGCTGGGCTCAACGCTCCCGCCTGAGTACGGCGGGGCCGGAGTCTCCTATGTGGCCTACGGCCTGCTCGCGCGCGAGGTGGAGCGCGTGGACTCCGGCTACCGCTCCGCGATGAGCGTGCAGTCGTCACTGGTGATGTATCCGATTCATGCCTACGGATCGGAAGACCAGCGTCGCAAGTACCTGCCGGGGCTGGCGAAGGGCGAGCTCGTCGGCTGCTTCGGGTTGACGGAGCCGGACGCTGGCTCCGACCCGGGCTCCATGCGCAGCCGGGCCCGTCGGGCACCGGGGGGCTACCTCCTCTCCGGCACCAAGCAGTGGATTACCAACTCACCCATCGCGGACGTCTTCGTCGTCTGGGCGAAGGACGAGCAGGACGAGATTCGCGGCTTCGTGCTGGAGAAGGGCATGAAGGGGCTCACCGCGCCGAAGATCGAGGGCAAGTTCTCATTGCGGGCCTCGGTGACGGGCGGCATCGCCATGGACGACGTCTTCGTCCCCGAGGAGAACCTGCTGGCTGGAGTGAAGGGCTTGAAGGGCCCGTTCGGCTGCCTCAACAACGCGCGCTACGGCATCTCCTGGGGGGCCATGGGTGCGGCGGAGTTCTGCTGGCACACGGCGCGCGCGTACACGCTGGAGCGGCAGATGTTCGGCCGGCCCCTGGCCGCCACGCAGCTCATCCAGAAGAAGCTGGCGGACATGCAGACGGAAATCACGCTGGGGCTGACGGCGGCGCTCCGTCTGGGGCGGCTGAAGGACGCGGAGAAGGCCGCGCCGGAGGCCATCTCGCTGCTCAAGCGGAACAACTGCGGCAAGGCGCTGGATATCGCGCGCGTTGCCCGCGACATGCTCGGCGGCAACGGAATCGCGGACGAGTACCACGTCATCCGGCACGTGATGAACCTGGAAGCGGTGAACACCTACGAGGGCACCCACGATGTCCACGCGCTCATCCTCGGGCGTGCGCAGACGGGCATCCAGGCCTTCAGCTGA
- a CDS encoding aldehyde dehydrogenase family protein, whose amino-acid sequence MHGFEKLYINGEWSPSRGRGHIDVLSASTEEVMGRIPEGTAEDVDLAVRAARAAFEAWSTRPAAERAQVLQRIHDGLTARQDDLAKTITGEVGMPLGLAKPIQVGTPITVTGSYVKLLQEFAFEEQVGNSLVVREPVGVVACITPWNYPLHQIIAKVAPALAAGCTVVLKPSEVAPLNAFLLAEVIHEAGVPAGVFNLVSGTGTVVGEALVRHPDVDMVSFTGSTRAGRRISEVASATIKRVALELGGKSAALVLDDANLKNVVKRVVGNCFLNSGQTCSAHTRLLVPRALHEEAARLAAEVAASFTVGDPFKGEAKLGPLISNAQRTRVREYIQQGVREGAQLVAGGAEPPEGLAKGYYVKPTVFAGVTPEMTIAQEEIFGPVLVIMPYEDEDDALRIANGTIYGLSGAVWSNDVERAKRVARRMRTGQVDINGGRFNPLAPFGGYKQSGHGREFGRYGLEEFLEHKAVQL is encoded by the coding sequence ATGCACGGCTTCGAAAAGCTGTACATCAATGGTGAGTGGTCGCCCTCGCGGGGCAGGGGCCACATCGACGTGCTCAGCGCCTCCACCGAGGAGGTGATGGGCCGCATCCCCGAGGGCACCGCGGAGGACGTGGACCTCGCGGTGCGCGCCGCACGCGCCGCCTTCGAGGCGTGGTCCACCCGCCCCGCCGCCGAGCGTGCCCAGGTGCTTCAGCGGATTCACGACGGCCTGACGGCGCGGCAGGACGACCTGGCGAAGACGATTACCGGCGAGGTGGGCATGCCCCTGGGGCTGGCGAAGCCCATCCAGGTGGGCACGCCCATCACCGTGACGGGCAGCTACGTGAAGCTGCTCCAGGAGTTCGCCTTCGAGGAGCAGGTGGGCAACTCGCTGGTGGTGCGCGAGCCGGTGGGCGTGGTGGCCTGCATCACCCCCTGGAACTATCCGCTCCATCAAATCATCGCCAAGGTCGCCCCGGCGCTGGCCGCGGGCTGCACGGTGGTGCTCAAGCCCAGCGAGGTGGCGCCCCTCAACGCCTTCCTCCTCGCGGAAGTCATCCACGAGGCGGGCGTCCCGGCCGGCGTCTTCAACCTCGTGTCGGGCACGGGCACCGTTGTTGGCGAGGCGCTCGTCCGGCATCCCGACGTGGACATGGTGTCCTTCACGGGCTCCACGCGCGCGGGGCGGCGCATCTCCGAAGTGGCCTCCGCCACCATCAAGCGCGTGGCCCTGGAGCTGGGCGGCAAGTCGGCGGCCCTCGTCCTCGATGACGCCAACCTCAAGAATGTCGTGAAGCGGGTGGTGGGCAACTGCTTCCTCAACTCCGGGCAGACGTGCTCGGCGCACACGCGCCTGCTCGTGCCGCGCGCCCTGCATGAAGAAGCGGCGCGCCTCGCGGCCGAGGTGGCCGCGAGCTTCACCGTCGGAGACCCGTTCAAGGGCGAGGCGAAGCTGGGCCCGCTCATCTCCAACGCGCAGCGCACGCGCGTCCGCGAGTACATCCAGCAGGGCGTCCGCGAGGGCGCCCAGCTCGTCGCGGGTGGCGCCGAGCCGCCCGAGGGGCTTGCGAAGGGCTACTACGTGAAGCCCACCGTCTTCGCGGGCGTCACGCCGGAGATGACCATCGCCCAGGAGGAAATCTTCGGGCCCGTCCTCGTCATCATGCCGTACGAGGACGAGGACGATGCCCTCCGCATCGCCAACGGCACCATCTACGGCCTGTCCGGCGCCGTCTGGTCCAACGACGTCGAGCGGGCGAAGCGCGTCGCCCGGCGGATGCGCACCGGACAGGTGGATATCAACGGCGGGCGCTTCAATCCGCTGGCACCCTTCGGTGGCTACAAGCAGTCCGGGCATGGCCGCGAGTTCGGCCGGTACGGGCTGGAGGAGTTCCTGGAGCACAAGGCCGTGCAGCTCTGA
- a CDS encoding Zn-dependent alcohol dehydrogenase: protein MKAAVCFEKDKLTIDDVRLDAPRAQEVLVRMVACGVCHTDLSVLNGTVKMKLPCVLGHEGAGIVEEVGEGVTHVKKGDKVVLSWVAQCGECYYCRIQRPNLCVLGEKINASNRMPDGSTRLRKGEQDLNVFSALGALAEYAVVHARAAVRLPADAPLDKAALIGCAVATGVGAVFNTAEMPPGQTVAVFGAGGVGLNIIQGAVIAGAERIIAVDVHPKKLELAKVFGATDVVDAKAGDPVAAIRELTHGRGADYAYEAVGRKETIEQAYMCTRKAGTCVVVGVGSVKEQISLNVFVLPLFEKRLLGSWFGTADVHRDMPKLLGLYTQGKLKLDELVTTTYKLDQLDAAFADMQSGANARGVVLF from the coding sequence ATGAAGGCTGCTGTGTGTTTCGAGAAGGACAAGCTGACCATCGACGACGTCCGCCTCGACGCGCCGAGGGCCCAGGAAGTCCTCGTCCGCATGGTCGCGTGTGGCGTCTGTCACACGGACCTGTCGGTGCTGAACGGCACCGTGAAGATGAAGCTGCCATGCGTGCTGGGCCACGAGGGCGCGGGCATCGTCGAGGAAGTGGGCGAGGGCGTCACCCACGTGAAGAAGGGCGACAAGGTCGTCCTCTCGTGGGTGGCCCAGTGCGGTGAGTGCTACTACTGCCGCATCCAGCGCCCCAACCTGTGCGTGCTCGGGGAGAAGATCAACGCGAGCAACCGGATGCCGGACGGCAGCACCCGGCTGCGCAAGGGGGAGCAGGACCTGAACGTCTTCTCCGCGTTGGGGGCCCTGGCCGAGTACGCCGTCGTCCACGCGCGCGCGGCGGTACGGCTCCCCGCCGACGCTCCGCTGGACAAGGCGGCGCTGATTGGCTGCGCGGTGGCGACGGGCGTGGGGGCGGTGTTCAACACCGCCGAGATGCCGCCGGGCCAGACGGTGGCGGTGTTCGGCGCCGGTGGCGTGGGGCTGAACATCATCCAGGGCGCGGTGATTGCCGGGGCGGAGCGCATCATCGCGGTGGACGTCCACCCGAAGAAGCTCGAGCTGGCGAAGGTCTTCGGCGCGACGGACGTGGTCGACGCGAAGGCCGGGGACCCGGTCGCCGCCATCCGCGAGCTGACGCACGGCCGTGGCGCGGACTATGCCTACGAGGCCGTCGGCCGCAAGGAGACCATCGAGCAGGCCTATATGTGCACGCGCAAGGCGGGCACCTGTGTCGTCGTCGGCGTGGGCAGCGTGAAGGAGCAGATCAGCCTCAACGTCTTCGTGCTGCCCCTCTTCGAGAAGCGGCTGCTCGGCTCCTGGTTCGGCACGGCGGACGTGCACCGGGACATGCCGAAGCTGCTCGGCCTCTACACGCAGGGGAAGCTCAAGCTCGATGAGCTGGTGACGACCACCTACAAGCTCGACCAGCTCGACGCGGCCTTCGCTGACATGCAGAGCGGGGCGAATGCCCGCGGCGTCGTCCTCTTCTGA
- a CDS encoding amidohydrolase translates to MKSLPLLAALFACAAVPGGGALAAEPPSPVLGGIDAIYPDLDALYRDLHQSPELSQQEEKTAAKLAERLRKLGYEVTPKVGGHGIVALLRNGKGPTVMLRTDLDALPVEEKTGLPYASQVKVKDASGSTVSVMHACGHDVHMTSWLGTATLLAKSKDKWRGTVMLVGQPAEELGAGARAMLADGLFKRFPKPDFAVAMHTVGTAASGTVQFTPGYSMASVDSIDITLYGKGGHGAYPHTTVDPVVMAARTILSLQTLISREKHPLEPAVLTVGSIHGGTKHNIIPDDVKLQLTLRTYKPEVRKVLLAGIERVTKAEALAANAPRTPDIAVTEGTPANFNDPELTKRLVGAVGRVLGPQNLSETQPVMGGEDFAEYGRTGIPAVMLWLGITEPKRLAQAQAAGEALPSAHSPLYAPDRERSLRTGVTTLTTAALELLGKP, encoded by the coding sequence GTGAAATCGCTCCCCCTGCTTGCCGCCCTCTTCGCCTGCGCCGCCGTGCCCGGCGGTGGTGCCCTCGCGGCGGAGCCGCCCTCCCCCGTCCTCGGCGGCATCGACGCCATCTATCCCGACCTGGATGCGCTCTACCGCGACCTGCACCAGTCGCCCGAGCTGTCGCAACAGGAAGAGAAGACGGCGGCGAAGCTCGCGGAGCGCCTGCGCAAGCTGGGCTACGAGGTGACGCCGAAGGTGGGCGGCCACGGCATCGTCGCGCTGCTCCGCAACGGCAAGGGCCCCACCGTGATGCTGCGCACGGACCTGGATGCGCTGCCGGTGGAGGAGAAGACGGGGCTGCCCTACGCCAGCCAGGTGAAGGTGAAGGACGCGTCGGGAAGCACGGTGTCGGTGATGCACGCGTGCGGACATGACGTGCACATGACGTCGTGGCTGGGGACGGCCACGCTGCTCGCGAAGTCGAAGGACAAGTGGCGCGGCACGGTGATGCTGGTGGGGCAGCCAGCCGAGGAGCTTGGCGCGGGCGCCCGGGCCATGCTGGCGGACGGCCTCTTCAAGCGCTTCCCCAAGCCGGACTTCGCCGTCGCCATGCACACCGTGGGCACCGCGGCGTCGGGGACGGTGCAGTTCACCCCCGGCTATTCGATGGCGAGCGTGGACTCCATCGACATCACGCTCTACGGCAAGGGCGGGCACGGCGCGTATCCGCACACCACGGTGGACCCGGTGGTGATGGCGGCGCGCACCATCCTCTCGCTGCAGACGCTCATCAGCCGCGAGAAACACCCGCTGGAGCCCGCGGTGCTGACGGTGGGCTCCATCCACGGCGGCACCAAGCACAACATCATCCCGGACGACGTGAAGCTCCAGCTCACGCTGCGCACGTACAAGCCCGAGGTGCGAAAGGTCCTGCTGGCCGGCATCGAGCGCGTGACGAAGGCGGAGGCCCTGGCCGCCAACGCGCCCCGCACGCCCGACATCGCCGTCACCGAGGGCACGCCCGCGAACTTCAACGACCCGGAGTTGACGAAGCGGCTGGTGGGCGCGGTGGGCCGCGTACTCGGCCCGCAGAACCTGAGTGAAACGCAGCCCGTCATGGGCGGCGAGGACTTCGCCGAGTACGGCCGCACGGGCATTCCCGCCGTCATGCTCTGGCTCGGCATCACCGAGCCCAAGCGCCTCGCCCAGGCCCAGGCCGCGGGAGAAGCGCTGCCCTCCGCGCACTCGCCCCTCTATGCGCCGGACCGCGAGCGCTCGCTGCGCACCGGTGTCACCACGCTGACCACCGCCGCGCTGGAGCTGCTCGGCAAACCCTGA
- a CDS encoding FG-GAP-like repeat-containing protein: protein MFKHGSYEGQASSRPRLSWTHGLALAAALTSGCMLGAGQEAELADDAFDGDESVGSASEPLIGGTAGHRPELVDFLGGCTGTLIGPNWVLAAAHCWNHQEAINDPLNRDTGFVVRTSTDGVNWGTMGGAVFVVDRIFDFSSDTLLGAPDVVLARLATSVPSTFISTFPTLATAMPATGATVTIWGKGCTNWDTGAGSGTMRFFQGAFGSTQALCRGDSGGPARLGTASSGGAIWGVNSGVGDIFGNVVQVRTQIQNIMATWGTTTSDISFSSTWCPSAAQLYWADPDGDGDLDAICADPAAGVVRFARNTNRRVVASGTVASTHCASSDSEVYVGDFNNDDRSDIACRRPSVQGFQVLFGQTDGTYSGGWIRNDVVYCTHANAQLYTGDFNGDGRTDLLCKDPDRIWIDYAAADGTFDFVTYSDEYLYTVYCTHAGAKLYLGDFNGDRRTDLLCVTRSNGDLQVDFAAASGFPFTNIDSHIYVGESPGIPSDACKAGDKLSIMDADADGRSDLYCVKGTTGSSWGGSVRSSAAGAVPFITFDPAPNGFTERYGWSRSVRPRLLDATRNASQPWQRFLSL from the coding sequence ATGTTCAAGCACGGAAGTTACGAAGGACAAGCATCCTCACGCCCACGACTGTCGTGGACGCATGGCCTCGCGCTCGCAGCCGCATTGACCTCGGGCTGTATGCTCGGCGCGGGCCAGGAGGCCGAGCTCGCTGACGACGCGTTCGACGGCGACGAATCCGTCGGGAGCGCGAGCGAACCGCTGATTGGAGGGACGGCGGGCCACCGGCCTGAGCTGGTGGATTTTCTGGGCGGATGCACTGGCACGCTCATCGGACCCAACTGGGTTCTCGCCGCTGCGCACTGTTGGAATCATCAAGAAGCCATCAACGACCCGTTGAACCGTGACACCGGGTTCGTCGTCAGGACTTCGACCGACGGCGTCAACTGGGGCACGATGGGCGGCGCCGTCTTCGTCGTCGACCGCATCTTCGACTTCAGCTCGGATACGCTCCTCGGAGCTCCGGACGTCGTGCTGGCGCGACTGGCGACCTCGGTCCCGTCGACCTTCATCAGCACGTTCCCGACGCTCGCGACCGCGATGCCGGCGACGGGCGCGACCGTGACGATCTGGGGCAAGGGCTGCACCAACTGGGACACCGGTGCCGGTAGCGGGACGATGCGCTTCTTCCAGGGTGCGTTCGGCAGCACGCAGGCGCTCTGCAGGGGCGATTCGGGCGGACCTGCGCGGCTCGGCACCGCGAGCTCGGGCGGAGCGATATGGGGTGTCAACAGCGGAGTGGGTGACATCTTCGGCAACGTCGTGCAGGTCCGCACGCAAATCCAGAACATCATGGCGACGTGGGGCACGACGACGAGCGACATCTCGTTCTCGAGCACGTGGTGCCCGAGCGCGGCCCAGTTGTACTGGGCGGACCCCGACGGCGACGGCGATCTCGATGCCATCTGCGCCGACCCTGCTGCCGGGGTGGTGCGCTTCGCGCGAAACACGAATCGGCGAGTCGTCGCGAGCGGCACCGTCGCGAGTACGCACTGCGCTTCCTCGGACAGCGAGGTCTACGTCGGAGACTTCAACAACGACGACCGCTCCGACATCGCGTGCCGGCGTCCTTCGGTGCAGGGCTTCCAGGTGCTGTTCGGCCAGACGGACGGGACGTACTCCGGCGGTTGGATCCGAAACGACGTCGTCTACTGCACGCACGCGAACGCCCAGCTCTACACCGGTGACTTCAACGGGGATGGGCGCACCGACCTGCTCTGCAAGGATCCGGACCGGATCTGGATCGACTACGCAGCGGCGGATGGAACGTTCGACTTCGTCACGTACTCGGACGAGTATCTGTACACGGTGTACTGCACACATGCCGGCGCGAAGCTCTACCTCGGCGACTTCAATGGTGACCGTCGCACCGACCTCCTCTGTGTGACTCGAAGCAACGGAGATCTCCAGGTTGATTTCGCGGCCGCGAGTGGGTTCCCGTTCACCAATATCGACTCTCACATCTATGTCGGCGAGAGCCCGGGCATTCCCTCTGATGCGTGCAAAGCCGGCGACAAACTCTCCATCATGGACGCCGACGCGGACGGGCGAAGCGACTTGTACTGTGTGAAAGGTACGACGGGCTCCAGCTGGGGCGGCTCGGTTCGGTCATCGGCGGCAGGCGCGGTTCCCTTCATCACCTTCGACCCGGCTCCGAACGGCTTCACCGAGCGCTACGGCTGGTCCCGCAGCGTTCGCCCGCGGCTTCTCGACGCGACCCGCAACGCCTCGCAGCCGTGGCAGCGATTCCTCTCACTCTGA